A genomic window from Flavobacterium phycosphaerae includes:
- a CDS encoding DUF6443 domain-containing protein produces the protein MNYFLFSASKIEKQIVFVFLLLCTNFSVFSQKNIYTAPEVTMTYVDINNHMEGYLRDPQYTMPNHISIVPKAYAKLKIDNEIGPFQWVKVTVTALITPLLSNGDDDTANSFSKELTAEYNPYGHSSNFADLSVYELVNSYGVRLKVENVQVTNLANGTTTDTVDQNVSIELGFNTERYYLITNQQPTITSQIAYDSDGMPLALNFNWPSLTGALQYELEWTWVDNYAEDGSVLAADLIDFSSRDFELNNTRVQTDKTYYQIPLIYSRGYVIYRVRGVGRFVDNSDSVDKVFYGPWSSGVDDKTKISTWENSFISINGHENQKNWQFQASYAEHGKKKEVVSYFDGSLRNRQTVTKVNTDKGNIVVGEVIYDTQGRAALEVLPVPIKKDYIRYFKNLNQNSNGELYSHLDFDWDTKEGECGVPAGIMNINSGSSKYYSKNNDFFDSPFRNYIPDAFQFPFSQIEYTPDNTGRISRKGGVGPAHQLSTNHEMQYFYSIPHQEELNRLFGYQVGYVSHYKKNIAVDPNGQVSVSYLDPQGRTIATALAGNSPESLIPLKESEEGLKKITVDLLNKADANDGDTELDNNELSTSSNFFNYNDILTLSSQLGVAGNNIDHTFKYNIYNKNVFIPEKCPQKYSFVYDLQIGLKDQCNNDLLHPHNSMVIGTYGIGTGALVNYSQGFTPSPLFLNTGNYSLVKELKVNKETLNNYADHYVQMLTNKDIGKECYISPDGFSPQLNIDCNTTCSECEQSIGSKCEYVLKQIKNIYNVPQTNTTIFIQNESDCSIKVYNLNENEDESINFGQLISQTDVDHQVISMINDWNLLRNTCDKICGSAFASSCSINEKSLENDVSPGGQYGMTPGMVNSINDNPANSDSTNASSTLLSVFNEDNQIIYNGQVNNTQETILIGDIQCLCIPIQTEVYHKLKLNIQV, from the coding sequence ATGAATTATTTTTTATTTTCTGCAAGTAAAATAGAAAAGCAAATAGTATTTGTCTTTTTGTTATTATGTACTAATTTTTCAGTTTTTAGTCAAAAAAATATCTACACTGCGCCTGAAGTCACAATGACATATGTTGACATTAATAATCATATGGAAGGATACTTAAGGGATCCTCAATATACAATGCCTAATCATATTTCAATTGTCCCAAAAGCTTATGCGAAATTAAAGATAGACAATGAAATTGGACCATTTCAATGGGTTAAAGTTACCGTGACAGCTTTAATTACTCCATTACTTTCTAATGGGGATGATGATACAGCAAATTCATTTTCAAAAGAGTTGACAGCTGAGTATAACCCATATGGCCATTCGTCAAATTTTGCAGATTTGTCAGTTTACGAACTTGTAAACAGTTATGGTGTCAGATTAAAAGTAGAAAATGTTCAAGTAACTAATCTTGCTAATGGCACGACAACTGATACAGTAGATCAAAATGTATCCATAGAGTTGGGTTTTAATACTGAAAGATATTATTTAATAACGAATCAACAACCCACTATAACCTCACAAATTGCCTACGACTCTGATGGGATGCCTCTAGCCCTTAATTTTAATTGGCCAAGTTTGACAGGTGCATTACAATATGAATTAGAATGGACTTGGGTTGATAATTATGCTGAGGACGGAAGTGTTTTAGCTGCTGATTTAATTGATTTTTCTTCAAGAGATTTTGAATTAAATAATACAAGAGTACAAACCGATAAAACATACTATCAAATTCCTCTGATTTATTCCAGAGGGTATGTTATTTATAGAGTTAGGGGCGTTGGTCGATTTGTAGATAATAGTGATTCTGTAGACAAAGTGTTTTATGGACCTTGGAGTTCTGGAGTGGATGATAAAACAAAAATTTCAACATGGGAGAATAGTTTTATTTCTATTAACGGTCACGAAAATCAAAAAAATTGGCAGTTTCAGGCTAGCTATGCTGAGCATGGAAAGAAAAAGGAAGTGGTAAGTTATTTTGACGGATCTCTACGTAACAGACAGACTGTTACCAAGGTTAATACTGATAAAGGAAATATAGTAGTCGGAGAAGTTATATATGATACACAAGGGAGAGCTGCCTTAGAAGTATTGCCAGTGCCGATAAAAAAGGATTACATTCGCTATTTTAAAAATTTAAATCAAAATTCTAACGGTGAGTTATATTCCCATTTAGATTTTGACTGGGATACTAAAGAGGGTGAATGTGGAGTGCCTGCCGGTATAATGAATATCAATAGTGGTTCAAGTAAATATTATTCAAAAAACAATGACTTTTTTGATAGCCCCTTTAGAAATTATATACCTGATGCTTTCCAATTTCCATTTAGTCAAATAGAATATACTCCTGATAACACCGGTAGAATATCCAGAAAAGGAGGCGTTGGCCCAGCTCATCAATTGTCTACAAATCATGAAATGCAATATTTTTATTCTATTCCTCATCAGGAAGAGCTTAACCGTTTGTTTGGTTATCAAGTAGGATATGTATCTCATTATAAAAAGAATATTGCAGTTGATCCAAATGGTCAAGTAAGTGTAAGTTATCTTGATCCACAGGGTAGAACTATAGCTACAGCATTAGCAGGAAATAGCCCTGAAAGTTTAATCCCGTTAAAGGAATCAGAAGAGGGTTTAAAAAAAATAACTGTAGACCTTTTAAATAAAGCAGATGCAAATGACGGAGATACTGAATTAGATAATAATGAACTAAGCACATCCTCTAATTTTTTCAATTATAATGATATTTTAACACTTTCAAGTCAATTAGGTGTAGCGGGCAACAATATTGACCACACTTTTAAATATAATATTTATAATAAGAATGTTTTTATTCCAGAAAAGTGCCCACAGAAATATTCATTTGTATATGATTTGCAGATTGGTTTAAAAGATCAATGTAATAATGATTTATTACACCCTCACAATTCAATGGTAATTGGAACATATGGTATAGGAACTGGTGCTTTAGTTAATTATTCACAAGGATTCACTCCTTCACCATTATTTCTAAATACTGGTAATTATTCACTGGTAAAAGAATTGAAAGTCAACAAAGAAACTCTCAATAATTATGCGGATCATTATGTGCAAATGTTGACTAATAAGGATATCGGAAAAGAATGTTATATAAGCCCGGATGGTTTTAGCCCTCAATTAAATATTGATTGTAATACTACTTGTAGTGAATGTGAACAAAGTATAGGGAGTAAATGTGAATATGTTTTAAAACAAATTAAAAACATTTATAATGTTCCTCAAACTAATACAACCATATTTATTCAAAATGAATCTGATTGTAGTATAAAAGTTTATAATTTGAATGAGAATGAAGATGAGTCAATTAATTTTGGACAACTTATAAGTCAAACGGATGTTGATCATCAAGTGATTAGTATGATTAATGATTGGAATTTATTGAGAAATACTTGTGATAAAATTTGTGGAAGTGCTTTTGCATCAAGTTGTTCAATAAATGAAAAATCATTAGAAAATGATGTTAGTCCAGGTGGTCAATATGGAATGACACCCGGTATGGTTAATAGTATAAACGATAATCCAGCAAATAGTGATAGTACTAATGCAAGTTCTACTTTATTGAGTGTTTTTAATGAAGATAATCAAATTATTTACAATGGACAAGTAAATAATACCCAGGAAACGATTTTAATTGGAGACATCCAATGCCTATGTATACCGATACAGACGGAAGTTTATCACAAATTGAAGTTGAATATACAGGTGTGA